The Paenibacillus tianjinensis genome has a window encoding:
- a CDS encoding GNAT family N-acetyltransferase: MLIKPIDTETRESALQLSGPLIISRGKVHHLGGLPGFCAVADGSVEAAVYYCCENGMCEIVSLDSRQENLGTGTKLMELVIREAARLGCSKVWLITSNDNTRAIRFYQKRGFDMVAVHREAITYARKLKPAIPLLGYDGIPVRHEVEFEYRLWPV, translated from the coding sequence ATGTTAATTAAACCAATTGATACGGAAACGAGGGAATCAGCGCTGCAATTAAGTGGTCCGCTTATTATATCCAGAGGGAAGGTCCATCATTTAGGCGGATTGCCCGGATTTTGTGCGGTTGCAGACGGGAGTGTCGAGGCGGCGGTTTATTACTGCTGTGAGAACGGAATGTGCGAGATTGTATCCCTGGACAGCAGGCAAGAGAATCTGGGTACCGGCACGAAGCTGATGGAGCTGGTGATCAGGGAAGCAGCCCGTCTTGGCTGTTCAAAGGTGTGGCTGATAACTTCCAATGACAATACGCGGGCAATCCGCTTTTATCAAAAAAGAGGATTTGATATGGTTGCCGTTCACCGGGAGGCGATAACCTATGCCAGAAAGCTGAAGCCGGCAATTCCGCTGCTCGGGTATGACGGGATCCCGGTGCGGCACGAGGTCGAGTTTGAGTATAGACTGTGGCCTGTTTAA
- a CDS encoding LacI family DNA-binding transcriptional regulator — protein MRSEDIAKLAGVSRSTVSRVINNYSNVPEETRAKVLKVIEQYQYEPNSFARALAGKKTDTIGLFAISMNEKENTTRIYQNNYFAPFVDAVVDTANARGCYVLIHTVYSPDDFLKVKQAFLQKRIDGGIIVGTQKDIDIVREMVSLDSPLVLIDYDISEIMSEHLDRNHLAIVNSKDYEGTVEAIEYLISLGHEEIGMICGRMNTYSGRERFMAYEDTLKRHGLALNEQFILRGDFLKETAYEEVKKLLSTGSPLPTAFFSSNDDMAISAMEAFTEHGISVPEDMSIAGFDDVQLAARINPKLTSVRLPIYEMSKAAVEKVIELCDSRQPTFSTISFPARLVERDSCQPPKSSIQ, from the coding sequence ATGCGCAGCGAAGATATAGCCAAGCTCGCAGGGGTGTCCCGAAGCACGGTATCCCGCGTGATCAACAATTATTCCAACGTCCCTGAAGAGACGCGGGCGAAGGTACTGAAGGTGATTGAACAGTATCAGTACGAGCCTAACAGCTTCGCAAGGGCACTGGCCGGCAAGAAGACCGATACGATCGGCCTTTTCGCCATCAGCATGAACGAGAAGGAGAATACGACCCGGATCTATCAGAACAATTATTTCGCGCCTTTCGTCGATGCCGTAGTTGATACGGCGAATGCCCGCGGCTGTTATGTGCTGATCCACACCGTATATTCCCCCGATGATTTCCTGAAGGTGAAGCAGGCTTTCCTGCAGAAACGGATTGACGGCGGCATCATCGTCGGCACCCAGAAGGATATTGATATCGTACGGGAAATGGTGAGTCTTGATTCCCCGCTTGTCCTGATTGATTATGATATTTCGGAGATTATGTCGGAGCACCTGGACCGCAATCATCTGGCCATCGTCAACTCCAAGGATTATGAAGGTACGGTCGAAGCAATTGAGTATCTGATCAGCCTTGGCCATGAAGAAATCGGCATGATCTGCGGACGAATGAACACCTATTCCGGACGGGAACGTTTCATGGCCTACGAAGATACGCTGAAGCGTCACGGGCTGGCTCTGAACGAACAGTTTATCCTCCGGGGTGACTTTCTGAAGGAGACGGCTTATGAAGAGGTTAAGAAGCTGCTGAGTACAGGCAGTCCGCTGCCAACCGCCTTCTTCTCTTCCAACGACGACATGGCTATTTCCGCAATGGAAGCGTTCACCGAGCATGGTATTTCCGTACCTGAGGATATGTCCATTGCCGGATTCGATGATGTGCAGCTTGCTGCCCGCATCAATCCGAAGCTTACCTCCGTACGGCTGCCGATTTACGAAATGTCCAAGGCTGCTGTAGAGAAAGTTATCGAGCTGTGTGATTCCCGGCAGCCTACCTTCAGCACCATCAGTTTTCCGGCCCGGCTGGTCGAAAGAGATTCGTGCCAGCCGCCGAAGTCATCTATTCAATAA
- a CDS encoding VOC family protein — protein sequence MQLGCTYLIVKDMKRSIAFYEALLNMKADSRKIERWAQFTCGNTLALWNPEYDKELIRDNSDVSAHFNEEYLKYKSGNLTIYGNNVILNFNVADLNAEYERVKSLELGTVTEIFFINIVCPYYCFMLEDPDGNLIEITGHYQK from the coding sequence ATGCAGCTTGGATGTACCTATTTGATTGTCAAAGACATGAAGCGTTCGATTGCATTTTACGAGGCATTGCTGAATATGAAAGCGGATTCCCGGAAGATTGAACGATGGGCGCAATTCACCTGCGGCAATACGCTCGCGCTATGGAACCCGGAGTACGATAAGGAACTGATCCGGGACAACAGCGATGTGTCCGCACATTTTAATGAAGAATATCTTAAATATAAAAGTGGGAATCTCACCATCTACGGAAACAATGTAATTTTGAATTTTAATGTTGCAGACTTAAACGCAGAGTATGAACGGGTAAAATCGCTTGAGCTTGGTACAGTGACGGAGATCTTTTTTATCAATATCGTATGTCCCTATTACTGCTTCATGCTGGAAGATCCGGACGGGAATTTGATCGAGATTACAGGGCATTACCAAAAATAA